The region ATCCTCTTGGAGCGAGACGAAAAGTAACGAATCTCTTGATGTCAAACCGCTCCGGGCTTGCGCATCGCGTTGCGTGAGCCCATTTTATTGGAAAGGGAGGACGTTACCGTGCAAATCATGGACGTTGCGGGGATCTCGCTATTTCCCCCGTTCCAAGGGTACGGCATCATCTTGAAGGAACGGAAACCGGAAGGGCGTTGGTTCCCAATATTTATCGGACCAGCGGAAGCGCAGACGATTTCGACATTATTGCGCGGCCAAAAATACGAACGACCGATGACCTACGATATGTTTCAATCGATCATTGTCGCAGCGTCGGTATCAGTATTGAAAGTCTCGATAATCGAACTAAAGAACAATACGTTTTTTGCCGAAATCGATTTGCAATGCGGCGACGATGTGAAGACCATCGACGCTCGCCCATCCGATGCAATCGCATTAGCGCTGAAAACCGGAGCACCGATTTATGTCGCTAAGAAAATTCTGGACGAAACCGGATTTACGGGTGAAATCGGGGAACCACCGGAAAAACCAAGCAATTTACTTACTGATGAGGATGAGACCGACGTTACCCGGCTACAGGTGAAATTGGAAGAATTGGTAACGCAAGAGCGGTACGAAGAGGCAGCGGTACTACGCGACCGCATTCGCGAATTAACTAAGCAAGAGCAAACCGAGCAAGGTTGACGAAATGGACAAGGATACATCTTACTTCTTTACGCTGGTATACCAATTCAGTGAGATGGCGATGATCGGGATGGGGAAACTGCCCGGACCTGATGGAAAAGTTGGGCCGG is a window of bacterium DNA encoding:
- a CDS encoding DUF151 domain-containing protein, which translates into the protein MDVAGISLFPPFQGYGIILKERKPEGRWFPIFIGPAEAQTISTLLRGQKYERPMTYDMFQSIIVAASVSVLKVSIIELKNNTFFAEIDLQCGDDVKTIDARPSDAIALALKTGAPIYVAKKILDETGFTGEIGEPPEKPSNLLTDEDETDVTRLQVKLEELVTQERYEEAAVLRDRIRELTKQEQTEQG